The sequence TACAGTGTGGCAGTGCCAAACACTGCCTCTGAACGCCAAACACTGCCACCGCTATACAACCGAATGATTTTGATGAGTTCTTTGCCCCTGAATGTTGGCAGGCAGACAGCCCGTACTTCAGGACGAGCTGACGGCACACATTCAAGATGGCAGGTTATCCTGCCTGCAAGATTGCAAGAAAGCAAGAGCGCAGGAATGACGGAAAGCGTGACAGCCTGCTATCAGACAATCACGCCTGCGTGACGGATGGAATGATAGACGGAACGATTGCAAGAATGCAATCCCGCCTGATAAGATGCCTGAATGAAAGCATTGCTGCTGTATTGCAAGAAAGCAGGCAATCAGCAATTCCCGCAGGCAAGCCTGATAGCTATCCTGCAAGAAAGACAGCACGAAATCTGGACTGCACGGGTGCAAGCCTGCAAGACTGAAAACAGGAAGATGTAAACTTTAAATTTTAAAAATATGGACACAAAAAAGAAACCTCTGTTCGTTGCCTTTTCTTCTCAAAAAGGCGGTGTTGGCAAAAGCACGTTCACCACGCTTGTTGCAAGTACGATGCACTATCGGTTGGGCTACAACGTAGCCGTATTTGATGCGGATTTTCCGCAGCACAGCCTGATGAAAATGAAAACCCGTGATTTGGCAATGGTAATGGAAAATGAGGCGTTGAAAAAACTGGCATATAAGCAGTTTACCACCATCAACAAAAAAGCCTATCCAATTATGCAGCACAAAGCGGATAGCGTACTCGATGCGGCGCACGAATTTGTAAACACTTCTCCCGTTCCGCTTGATGTGCTGTTCTTCGACCTGCCCGGAACCGTGAACACGCCCGGTATCCTGAAAGCACTGGCAGGTATGCACCACATTTTCACACCCATTACGGCAGACCGTGTGGTAATGGAAAGTACGCTCATCTTCACGCAGCTTTTACAGGACGTGATTATGAAAAAAGGCGAAACTTCCATACAAAGCATTAACCTATTTTGGAACCAGGTGGACGGCAGGGAAAGCACACCCTTATATGACGTGTACAATCAGCTTATCGGGCAACTGGGATTAAGCCTGATGCAAAGCCAAATCAAGAACAGCACCCGTTTTCGCAAGGAAAGCGAAGCAAACAGCAAAACGGTTTTCCGTTCTACGGTAATGCCTCCCGACGAGCGTTTGATGAAAGCCTGCCAGTTAGACCTGTTCATTAGCGAATTTTTAAACATCATTCAATTGTAGTGCTATGGAAAAAGACAATAAAAGAAAAGTCACGCCGGACATTAACGAGGAAATGATGATGAACCTGATGGTGGACGGAGTTAAAAAGGACGGTTTGCAGCTACCGCCTGAACCTGCCGAAGAGCAGGTAAAAGAAGCGGTAAAAGACGAGGTGCAGCAGGAAGAATTATCACAAAGCAAACCCGCACAACGGGAAAGAAGCCGTACAAAGAAAAACCTTGACGGAAGCTACGGCGAACACTTTTTGAAAACCCACTCGATGACAAAGCGGGGCGATAAAAGCATTTATATCCGGCAGGAATACCACGAACGGCTATCTCGTATTGTACAGGTAATCGGTAAAGATGCTATACCCCTGTATGCCTATCTCGATAACATACTTGAACATCATTTTGAAATGTTTGAAAAAGCCATTACCGATGATTTCAACGAAAAGTTTAAACCCATTTTTTAAAGTACCTGATTATGGAAATAGTAATTGTGATATGCCTGCTAATCGTCATTGTCCTGCTTTTGCAGGATAAGATTGTTATTCATAAAAGGTCGGAGCAAAAGCCCACACAGAAAAAAGTTAACCCGAACCTGCCCGATATTATGGGGCAGCCCAAGCCAGTAAGAAGCCTTTCAGTGCCAAACACTGCCAATGAAAGCCAAATAGCGGAACCGGAGATAAACCCTGATAATTTAGACATTGAATATGACGAAAACGAAAACGTCAGCATTCAAATTCCGCAGGAAGAACTGGACGAAGTTTTCAGCAATATGCCTGATTTGGAGGAAGAGGAAGAAGAATGGAACAGGTACGGAATATCCGGTGGCGATAACGGTTTTGCCCAAGGGGTTACCTACGACGAACTAAGCTCCGTAGGGGCATTGCTCCAAAAAGAGAATTTGGAACAGGCTCAAAAGGAAGCAGCGGTAGCCATAGTTCAGAAATTACAGGGAACCGAATTATTCAGCCTACTGGAAAATTCCATTGAGGGTGCTTCCCGAAAGATTGTCGAGCTTTTGGATAGCACACTTTCATCTGAAAGCGACGACGGTTCTTCCACCTTGCGGAAAAGTGATTTGGGTGATTTTGACATTGGGGAGTTTGTATAGACTTCCCTTTGTCTTTTTAAACTTCGTTTTCCGAGAACTCTTCAAAGACAGAATAATTTTTTATTCCTTTAGATTTATTCACTTTTCCCATAATTGTCCCATCAATCCGGCTTTTTAGATATGATGCTAAATCTTCAAAATGTCGAACATCAATATAATTCATCCCTGATGCTTTATATCTTTTAGACAATGAAATAGTAAAAGCAGCCCAATTGAATTTTTCTCCCTTTTTGCTTAATTCAATTTGTTTCCAATCGCCATATCGCTTTTTTAAATAATCAATGTAGTTCTTCTTGGAAAGCTCTTTACCCAACGCTCCGTCCGGTAGTTCAATTTTTGTCTTTCCAGGCTTGGCTTTCTTTACAAACTTTGGAAAATACTTATGCAGTAACGCCTCTGATTGCTCAATATGCTTTGTTATGGTATCCCATCCCCAGTAATATAAATGAAAGGGTATTTTCTGTTCTCTTTTTATTTGATTTAGGTATTCCTGTATTTGAGCATCGTCACGAAACGTAGAAGCAAAAACAAATTTGTCAAAATCAATCGCTAAATCCCTTGCTTTTTCTAAATCGGTATTTATATCCTGAATTAGAATTTTCCTTATAGTTTCATCTTTTCTTCCAATACTTTTCAATTTGCACTGTATAACCGTTTTTGTTTTGGAAGAAAAGACATCAATACCTTTCTGATTTTGTCCTTTCACACCAAACGTCTGAAAATCTGTATTCTCATATGATGAGGTATTCTCTACAAAATTGAATAAATCACAAGTGAGTTCCTCAAATAACCTTTCATCTTTTAAAGGAGGTAATTGATAGTTCGCCATTTAAAAAAATCGTTTAAAAATTGTTTCCTGCTCGGTATCTGAATATTCAGCAATTACTTGTTTAGACCAATCAAAATCAAACTTTCCAAACTTACTCTCATCCCCAGTCAAATCAATTTCATCTTCATTGAAAGTAACGATATATTGAAAATTATGTAGTTCGTTTGATTTGTGGTACATATAGTTCAGAACATTGGATATTGTTTTGTATGATATGGCGTGAAATACACCATCGTGTACAAGAAAATCCGGGATACTCCGTTTGTCAATCCTGCTTTTTAAGAATACCATTAAATCATATGCTACAATTTTCAAACGCTCTTGCCCTAAAGCATCCGCTTTAGGAATTTCCAAGCTTATTTTAAAAGGCAATTGGTTTCTTGGCGAAGTAGAGTTTAATGTGATATTAAAATAAGAATTATCAAATTCTTCATCCAAATAGATAGCATTTTCAAGAATTTGTTGAAATAACAATCGCAACTCATCAAGATAGGTTTGTTGCTTGTTTAGTTCGCTGACAATATCCCTCTTTAATTCAGCTATTACAATATTTGAGTTCCCTAATATTTCTTCGATTTCGTCAATTTCTCGTACAATTGAGGTATTCCGTTCTAAAAGTGTTTTTTCATTGACTAATCTTTCGTAGGTACTCTCAATCCTGTCCAATGCACCTCTCTCTTTTAGCATTGAAAATAATTGGCTCCTGTTCTTTTCTAATTTTTCAAGCTGTGTTAAACTTTGGTCTATTGATGATTGTAATTTCTTTTCTTCCTCCAACAAATATTTATTCCTGTTCGCCAAAAGTTGCTTTTTAAAGTCTATAACTTCGTCTAAACTTCTTTTTACAAAGTTGCCAAATGTTGCTACCGTTTCATTGTAGAGCTTACGAATTTTGTCCAGGTCAATAGATGACACTTCGTTATAAGAGGATTTTAGTTTGTCTAATTTCCGGTTTGTATTATGATAGATGACAGATTGCTCATTAATTTCAGAAATAACCTGATTTAATTTTTGCTCTATCTCTTTATGATTGGCAAGAAAGTTATATTCCTTCAGACTGCTTTCGAGTGCAGCAATGTCTTTTTCAATCTTTAACCGCTCTGTTCTAAATTCCTGAATATCTTTACCTGTATCTGCTTTAACCTTTTCTGAAAGGGATTTTACCGTATTATTATACCTTTCGTATTCAGAAGATACTTCGTTATATTTTAAAAGTGTTTTTGTCGGGAGATTTAGCAAATAAAAATTATACAATGCCTTTTCTCTTGCATTGGCATTGTAAGAAACAAAATTTAAAGGGTCAACTCTTTGCTGACTTTGCAAGTCGTCCTTAACAAAAAATTCCATCAACGTTCCATATCTTTTTCCTTCAAAGAATACTTCGTTGTTCTCTGTCGGAAAAAATATCCCTTCCAGCAATTTCGGCATTTCAGATTTTTCATATTCATCAAGAGCATCCGGTCGCTTCCCGAAAAATATTTTTTTTGTATCGGCAAAGCCCCTCTTGATAAAATATTTTTGTTCCTGTACTTCAATTTCTAAAGTAATCGTGTGTTCATCATCACGTAAAAAGTCATACTTTTTTTGAGCAAATCTTTTTTCTGCTTTACCGCTTAATAAGGTAAAATCAACAAGCCTGACCAACGTAGATTTGCCAATACCATTAATCCCTCGTGCTTCTTTATCCCCAGAGTATTTGCCCAATATGATGTTTATTCCATTGTGAAATGGAACAGCATCTATAAGGTTGGTTTCTGAATATATTCTAATTAACATTGTTGAATAAACTTGTTTGATTTTCTTCTTGG is a genomic window of Chryseobacterium nakagawai containing:
- a CDS encoding ParA family protein, producing MDTKKKPLFVAFSSQKGGVGKSTFTTLVASTMHYRLGYNVAVFDADFPQHSLMKMKTRDLAMVMENEALKKLAYKQFTTINKKAYPIMQHKADSVLDAAHEFVNTSPVPLDVLFFDLPGTVNTPGILKALAGMHHIFTPITADRVVMESTLIFTQLLQDVIMKKGETSIQSINLFWNQVDGRESTPLYDVYNQLIGQLGLSLMQSQIKNSTRFRKESEANSKTVFRSTVMPPDERLMKACQLDLFISEFLNIIQL
- a CDS encoding DUF3408 domain-containing protein; amino-acid sequence: MEKDNKRKVTPDINEEMMMNLMVDGVKKDGLQLPPEPAEEQVKEAVKDEVQQEELSQSKPAQRERSRTKKNLDGSYGEHFLKTHSMTKRGDKSIYIRQEYHERLSRIVQVIGKDAIPLYAYLDNILEHHFEMFEKAITDDFNEKFKPIF
- a CDS encoding conjugal transfer protein TraD, with protein sequence MEIVIVICLLIVIVLLLQDKIVIHKRSEQKPTQKKVNPNLPDIMGQPKPVRSLSVPNTANESQIAEPEINPDNLDIEYDENENVSIQIPQEELDEVFSNMPDLEEEEEEWNRYGISGGDNGFAQGVTYDELSSVGALLQKENLEQAQKEAAVAIVQKLQGTELFSLLENSIEGASRKIVELLDSTLSSESDDGSSTLRKSDLGDFDIGEFV
- a CDS encoding endonuclease; its protein translation is MKSIGRKDETIRKILIQDINTDLEKARDLAIDFDKFVFASTFRDDAQIQEYLNQIKREQKIPFHLYYWGWDTITKHIEQSEALLHKYFPKFVKKAKPGKTKIELPDGALGKELSKKNYIDYLKKRYGDWKQIELSKKGEKFNWAAFTISLSKRYKASGMNYIDVRHFEDLASYLKSRIDGTIMGKVNKSKGIKNYSVFEEFSENEV
- a CDS encoding DUF2326 domain-containing protein, yielding MLIRIYSETNLIDAVPFHNGINIILGKYSGDKEARGINGIGKSTLVRLVDFTLLSGKAEKRFAQKKYDFLRDDEHTITLEIEVQEQKYFIKRGFADTKKIFFGKRPDALDEYEKSEMPKLLEGIFFPTENNEVFFEGKRYGTLMEFFVKDDLQSQQRVDPLNFVSYNANAREKALYNFYLLNLPTKTLLKYNEVSSEYERYNNTVKSLSEKVKADTGKDIQEFRTERLKIEKDIAALESSLKEYNFLANHKEIEQKLNQVISEINEQSVIYHNTNRKLDKLKSSYNEVSSIDLDKIRKLYNETVATFGNFVKRSLDEVIDFKKQLLANRNKYLLEEEKKLQSSIDQSLTQLEKLEKNRSQLFSMLKERGALDRIESTYERLVNEKTLLERNTSIVREIDEIEEILGNSNIVIAELKRDIVSELNKQQTYLDELRLLFQQILENAIYLDEEFDNSYFNITLNSTSPRNQLPFKISLEIPKADALGQERLKIVAYDLMVFLKSRIDKRSIPDFLVHDGVFHAISYKTISNVLNYMYHKSNELHNFQYIVTFNEDEIDLTGDESKFGKFDFDWSKQVIAEYSDTEQETIFKRFF